The Hydrogenophaga crocea genome contains a region encoding:
- a CDS encoding Bug family tripartite tricarboxylate transporter substrate binding protein: MKKLLLALGTAMTLTSAMAWPTKTVTLVVPFPPGGSTDLIARTLQPKLAEKFGGTFVVDNKPGATGTIGAAQVVRSAPDGHTLFVSSLGPYVIAPHLTKVTYDATKDFDYITVAVQAPNVLVVPAASPHKTMADVIAWQKANPGKMTFASSGNGSSDHLTAELYWQQTGTSGIHVPYKGGGPVMTDLLGNQVDSSFMNINTAMPQIQAGKLRALSITSATRSPLLPNVPTLEELGIKDANVYSWQAVAAPKGIPADLKAKLQAAIKDALNDPAIKPKLLELGFEIVANTPEQFTAFQAAEFARWKKLIESRNIKAD, from the coding sequence ATGAAGAAGCTGCTGCTCGCGCTGGGCACCGCCATGACCCTGACCTCGGCCATGGCCTGGCCCACCAAGACCGTCACCCTCGTGGTGCCCTTCCCGCCCGGCGGCTCCACCGACCTGATCGCGCGCACGCTGCAGCCCAAGCTGGCCGAGAAGTTCGGCGGCACCTTCGTGGTGGACAACAAGCCCGGCGCCACCGGCACCATCGGTGCGGCCCAGGTGGTGCGCTCGGCCCCCGACGGCCACACGCTGTTCGTGTCCTCGCTCGGCCCCTACGTGATCGCGCCGCACCTCACCAAGGTCACCTACGACGCCACCAAGGACTTCGACTACATCACCGTGGCCGTGCAGGCCCCCAACGTGCTCGTGGTGCCCGCCGCCTCGCCGCACAAGACCATGGCCGACGTGATCGCCTGGCAAAAAGCCAACCCCGGCAAGATGACCTTCGCGTCGTCGGGCAACGGCAGCAGCGACCACCTCACCGCCGAGCTCTACTGGCAGCAGACCGGCACCAGCGGCATCCACGTGCCCTACAAGGGCGGCGGCCCCGTGATGACCGACCTGCTGGGCAACCAGGTCGACTCCTCGTTCATGAACATCAACACCGCCATGCCGCAGATCCAGGCCGGCAAGCTGCGCGCGCTCTCCATCACCAGCGCCACGCGCTCGCCGCTGCTGCCCAACGTGCCCACGCTCGAAGAGCTCGGCATCAAGGACGCCAACGTCTACTCGTGGCAGGCCGTGGCCGCGCCCAAGGGCATTCCGGCCGACCTCAAAGCCAAGCTGCAGGCCGCCATCAAGGACGCGCTCAACGACCCCGCGATCAAGCCCAAGCTGCTCGAACTCGGCTTCGAGATCGTGGCCAACACGCCCGAGCAGTTCACCGCTTTCCAGGCCGCGGAATTCGCGCGCTGGAAGAAGCTGATCGAGAGCCGCAACATCAAAGCCGACTGA
- the gudD gene encoding glucarate dehydratase, whose product MLNPVPVGATPRITELIAIPVAGRDGMLLNLSGAHAPFFTRNLLILRDSAGRTGVGEVPGGEKIRQTLEDARELVVGRAIGDHQRVLRDMQARFADRDRGGRGLQTFDLRTTIHAVTAVESALLDLLGQHLNVPVAALLGEGQQRESVEMLGYLFFVGDRTLTDLPYTDPASEPDGADAWCRLRHEKAMTPEAIVRLAEAARERYGFNDFKLKGGVLRGDEEVDAVIALHERFPDARVTLDPNGGWLLKDAIRLGQRMRGVVAYAEDPCGAEDGFSGREVMAEFRRATGLPTATNMVATDWRQLSHALALQSVDIPLADPHFWTMAGSVRVAQTCRDWGLTWGSHSNNHFDVSLAMFTHVGAAAPGKVTAIDTHWIWQDGQRLTQEPLQIVNGHVQVPRKPGLGVTLDMAEVEKANRLYQQHGLGARDDAIAMQCLIPNWRFDPKRPCMVR is encoded by the coding sequence ATGCTGAACCCCGTCCCCGTCGGCGCCACGCCCCGCATCACCGAGCTCATTGCCATTCCCGTCGCGGGCCGCGACGGCATGCTGCTCAACCTGAGCGGGGCGCACGCGCCCTTCTTCACGCGCAACCTGCTGATCCTGCGCGACAGCGCCGGCCGCACCGGCGTGGGCGAGGTGCCCGGGGGCGAGAAGATCCGCCAGACCCTGGAAGACGCGCGCGAGCTGGTGGTGGGCCGCGCCATCGGCGACCACCAGCGCGTGCTGCGCGACATGCAGGCCCGCTTCGCTGACCGCGACCGCGGCGGCCGCGGCCTGCAGACCTTCGACCTGCGCACCACCATCCACGCCGTGACGGCCGTGGAATCGGCGCTGCTCGATCTGCTGGGCCAGCACCTGAACGTGCCGGTGGCCGCGCTGCTCGGCGAAGGCCAGCAGCGCGAATCGGTGGAGATGCTGGGCTACCTGTTCTTCGTGGGCGACCGCACGCTGACCGACCTGCCGTACACCGACCCGGCGAGCGAGCCCGACGGCGCCGACGCCTGGTGCCGCCTGCGCCACGAGAAAGCCATGACGCCCGAGGCCATCGTGCGCCTGGCCGAAGCCGCGCGCGAGCGCTACGGCTTCAACGACTTCAAGCTCAAGGGCGGCGTGCTGCGCGGCGACGAGGAGGTCGACGCCGTGATCGCGCTGCACGAGCGCTTTCCCGACGCGCGCGTGACGCTCGACCCCAACGGCGGCTGGCTGCTGAAAGACGCGATTCGCCTGGGCCAGCGCATGCGCGGCGTGGTGGCCTATGCCGAAGACCCCTGCGGCGCCGAAGACGGCTTTTCGGGCCGCGAGGTGATGGCCGAGTTCCGCCGCGCCACCGGCCTGCCCACGGCCACCAACATGGTCGCCACCGACTGGCGCCAACTGAGCCACGCGCTCGCGCTGCAAAGCGTGGACATTCCCCTGGCCGACCCGCACTTCTGGACCATGGCCGGCAGCGTGCGCGTGGCCCAGACCTGCCGCGACTGGGGCCTGACCTGGGGCTCGCACTCCAACAACCACTTCGACGTGTCGCTGGCCATGTTCACCCACGTGGGCGCGGCGGCGCCGGGCAAGGTCACCGCCATCGACACCCACTGGATATGGCAGGATGGGCAGCGCCTGACCCAGGAACCGCTGCAGATCGTGAACGGCCATGTGCAAGTGCCCCGCAAGCCCGGACTGGGCGTGACGCTCGACATGGCCGAGGTGGAAAAGGCCAACCGCCTGTACCAGCAACACGGCCTGGGCGCGCGCGACGACGCGATCGCCATGCAGTGCCTGATCCCCAACTGGCGCTTTGACCCGAAGCGCCCCTGCATGGTCCGCTGA